The Streptomyces venezuelae genomic interval CCGACAGGTCCGACCCCGGACACGTCGCCGCGCCGTTCGCCGGTGTGGTGACGCTGGCCGTCGCCGAGGGCGACGAGGTCGAGGCCGGTGCGACGGTCGCCACGATCGAGGCGATGAAGATGGAGGCCTCGATCACCGCCACGCGGAGCGGACGGGTCTCGCGCCTGGCCATCACCAGGATCCAGCAGGTGGAAGGCGGCGACCTCCTCGTCGAGATCGCGTGACGCGGTAGGGGGTGTCCTGCCTGATCGGCAGGACACCCCCTCGGGGTTCCGCGCCTTCGCCCCGGCTCCGTTTAAGCGGTGACGAAATCGTGGCCGGGGCGGGCGCGCGCGGCGGAAGGTTCATCTCGGCACCCGGCGACGGGTGCCGAGACCACACCACCTTCCACCGTGAGGACGGCCATGACCGACATGACCACCGCCGCCGGGACGAACTCGACGGCCGCCCGCCCCACCAGGGCGTTCCGGGGCCTGAAGGCCCTCGCCCTCGGCCTGACCGCGCTCGCGCTCGGGATCGCCGGGACCACGGCGCCGGCCACCGCCGCGCCGCTGATTCTCACCGGCGGCTCCTTCACCGGCGACTCGCTCGCCGACCTGGTGAAGAAGGAGGGCGACTCCTTCCGTATCTGGCAGAACACCGACGGCGACGACCGGGTCTGGCCGTGGGGCAGCACCGGCAAGGTGCACGGCAGCGGCTGGAGCGGTGTCGACGCGAGCAAGGTGTACTTCGCCAAGCTCACCAACGACCGGTACAAGGACCTCGTCCTGCTGGACGGTGACAGCTTCCGCGTCTGGACCCACAACGGGACGGCGACGTTCGGCGCCAACCCGTGGACCGTCCCTCCGTTCCGCACCGGCGGCGGCTGGTCCGGCCACGACCCGTCGGCCATCTGGTTCGCGGACATCGACGGCAACGGGCAGGACGACCTCATCCAGCGGAGCGGTGACGTGCTCCAGTACTTCCGCAACCTCGGCGAGGGCAAGAGCTGGGCCGCTCCGGTGACCATCGGGTACGGCTACAG includes:
- a CDS encoding FG-GAP repeat domain-containing protein — encoded protein: MTDMTTAAGTNSTAARPTRAFRGLKALALGLTALALGIAGTTAPATAAPLILTGGSFTGDSLADLVKKEGDSFRIWQNTDGDDRVWPWGSTGKVHGSGWSGVDASKVYFAKLTNDRYKDLVLLDGDSFRVWTHNGTATFGANPWTVPPFRTGGGWSGHDPSAIWFADIDGNGQDDLIQRSGDVLQYFRNLGEGKSWAAPVTIGYGYSGHNPRAIWFADLNGDQRAERIERFGDQFMVAPNTTGGGGGWPYGTVYFTGSGWSGQDPAAIWFADITGDNRADLVQKSGDALRYYPNNGSGSGYTNWAAGVGAGTGWSAVDPKGIYFA